CAAGATACGGATTTCGAATCCTTTTTCTTGCATTGCTTGTGGTAATTGGCGTGTGATTTCAGAAATTTTAGTAAGCTCGAGGAAAGGCGACATCTCGTGTGTAACAATCAGCAGCTTCGTTTTTGCCATCTCCATATTCTAAGAAAATATTAAGTTAAATAAAAGATAATGAGCTGCAAAGGTAAGCATAATAATACTATTTATCAATATAGCAAGCATTTGTTTGGTTTCGTTTAGATTAATTTACACCTTTACGGCTTTAATTTAGTTTGTCCAAATTGGAAATATTTAAAACCAAAGCAGCGCTTAAGGCTTTTTTAAAACCCTTAAAAGCATCAGGTAAAAAAATAGCACTTGTGCCTACCATGGGTGCCTTGCATAATGGCCACATATCGTTGATAAAACTGGCTCAACAGAATGCCGATATCATTATCTGTAGCATTTTTGTAAATCCAACGCAATTTACAGACCCTAAAGATTTAGAGAAATACCCGCGCCCTATAGAGCATGATTTAGCTATGTTAGCAGATGTTGGTTGTAACGGGGTGTTTATGCCTAATGTAGATGAGATGTATCCTGCCGGGGCCGATGAGGCCTGGCACATTGATTTGGGGAATGCCGAATTTCTATTGGAAGGCGAATTTAGGAAAGGCCATTATCAGGGCGTAACGCAGATTGTAAAAAAATTGTTTGATGCTGTTGAACCCGATGTGGCCATGTTCGGACAAAAAGATTTCCAGCAGGTATTAATGATTAAGAATATGCTGGCTTATTTTAAGCTGCCTATTACTATTATTACCTGTCCGATTATCCGCGAAGCCGATGGTTTAGCCATGAGCAGCCGAAATATCCATTTATCGGCCGATGATCGCAAGCATTCGCTCGTGCTGAGTAAATCGCTGCAGTTCGTTATCGATCATTTTAACGAATATTCACTGTCAGAATTAGAAGA
The nucleotide sequence above comes from Pedobacter riviphilus. Encoded proteins:
- the panC gene encoding pantoate--beta-alanine ligase — protein: MEIFKTKAALKAFLKPLKASGKKIALVPTMGALHNGHISLIKLAQQNADIIICSIFVNPTQFTDPKDLEKYPRPIEHDLAMLADVGCNGVFMPNVDEMYPAGADEAWHIDLGNAEFLLEGEFRKGHYQGVTQIVKKLFDAVEPDVAMFGQKDFQQVLMIKNMLAYFKLPITIITCPIIREADGLAMSSRNIHLSADDRKHSLVLSKSLQFVIDHFNEYSLSELEDKAKSFYHNIDGVELDYFTIANGDTLEPAKSKHENNLIALVAAKVGSTRLIDNMIIK